The following are encoded in a window of Rissa tridactyla isolate bRisTri1 chromosome 3, bRisTri1.patW.cur.20221130, whole genome shotgun sequence genomic DNA:
- the RTN4IP1 gene encoding reticulon-4-interacting protein 1, mitochondrial isoform X1 — protein sequence MLSRGAASGRALRGAARAGVQSPPIRGLRASPRARSAMPSWVIDRYGHNDVLRFTRDMVFPTIHFPNEVIIKVHAASLNPIDLSMRSGYGATALNMKRDPLKIKSMDTEFPLTLGRDVSGVIMECGLSVSYFKPGDEVWAAIPPWKQGTLSEFVVASGNEVSFKPKCLSHTEAASLPYVGLTAWSAVNQVGGLNKSNCGGKRVLILGASGGVGTFAVQLLKAWGAHVTAVCSHDASTLMKKLGADDVIDYKSGNLEEQLKTLPLFDFILDNVGGSTEKWALDLLKKWSGATYVTLVTPFLINMDKLGVADGMLQTGVTVGSKTVKHLFKGVHYRWAFFMPSGPSLDEIAELVDSGKGDLLKAKGEYQALHLCSYILHLGMVVTSEGRQPLSSNSASQNGKPSRGF from the exons ATGCTGTCACGgggggcagcgagcgggcgggcgctgcgcggagcggcgcgggcgGGCGTGCAGTCGCCGCCGATCCGCGGCCTCCGCGCCTCTCCGCGGGCGCGGTCGGCCATGCCCTCCTGGGTCATAGACCGGTACGGCCACAACGACGTGCTGCGCTTCACCCGGGACATGGTGTTCCCCACCATCCACTTCCCCAACGAGGTCATCATTAAGGTTCACGCCGCCAGCCTGAACCCCATCGACCTTAGCATGAGAA GTGGTTATGGTGCAACTGCACTAAATATGAAGCGAGATCCCCTGAAAATCAAAAGCATGGACACTGAATTTCCACTAACACTTGGTCGAGATGTCTCTGGTGTTATTATGGAATGTGGACTGAGTGTGTCTTATTTCAAACCTGGAGATGAG gtGTGGGCAGCAATTCCTCCATGGAAACAGGGCACTCTCTCAGAGTTTGTGGTAGCTAGTGGAAACGAG gtgtCTTTCAAGCCAAAGTGTCTCAGTCACACAGAAGCTGCCTCCTTACCATACGTAGGTCTCACAGCCTGGTCTGCAGTTAACCAAGTTGGAGGACTGAACAAAAGTAATTGTGGTGGGAAAAG agTATTAATATTAGGAGCTTCAGGAGGAGTTGGTACTTTTGCTGTACAG CTACTGAAGGCCTGGGGTGCTCATGTAACAGCAGTTTGTTCTCATGATGCCAGCACGCTGATGAAAAAGCTTGGAGCAGATGATGTGATTGATTACAAATCTGGAAATCTGGAAGAGCAACTTAAAACATTACCCTT ATTTGATTTCATCCTAGATAATGTTGGTGGATCCACTGAGAAGTGGGCTCTAGATCTCCTGAAGAAATGGTCAGGAGCAACATATGTTACCTTGGTGACACCTTTCCTGATCAATATGGACAAACTTGGAGTGGCTGATGGAATGCTACAAACAGGAGTCACTGTTGGTTCCAAAACTGTAAAG CATCTCTTTAAAGGAGTCCATTATCGGTGGGCATTTTTTATGCCAAGTGGCCCAAGTTTGGATGAAATAGCAGAACTAGTTGATTCTGGAAAG GGAGACTTACTGAAAGCCAAAGGAGAGTATCAAGCTCTGCATTTGTGCTCATATATACTGCATTTGGGCATGGTAGTAACTTCTGAAGGAAGACAGCCTTTATCTTCTAACTCAGCTAGTCAAAATGGCAAGCCCTCAAGAGGATTTTGA
- the RTN4IP1 gene encoding reticulon-4-interacting protein 1, mitochondrial isoform X5 codes for MLSRGAASGRALRGAARAGVQSPPIRGLRASPRARSAMPSWVIDRYGHNDVLRFTRDMVFPTIHFPNEVIIKVHAASLNPIDLSMRSGYGATALNMKRDPLKIKSMDTEFPLTLGRDVSGVIMECGLSVSYFKPGDEVWAAIPPWKQGTLSEFVVASGNEVSFKPKCLSHTEAASLPYVGLTAWSAVNQVGGLNKSNCGGKRFDFILDNVGGSTEKWALDLLKKWSGATYVTLVTPFLINMDKLGVADGMLQTGVTVGSKTVKHLFKGVHYRWAFFMPSGPSLDEIAELVDSGKGDLLKAKGEYQALHLCSYILHLGMVVTSEGRQPLSSNSASQNGKPSRGF; via the exons ATGCTGTCACGgggggcagcgagcgggcgggcgctgcgcggagcggcgcgggcgGGCGTGCAGTCGCCGCCGATCCGCGGCCTCCGCGCCTCTCCGCGGGCGCGGTCGGCCATGCCCTCCTGGGTCATAGACCGGTACGGCCACAACGACGTGCTGCGCTTCACCCGGGACATGGTGTTCCCCACCATCCACTTCCCCAACGAGGTCATCATTAAGGTTCACGCCGCCAGCCTGAACCCCATCGACCTTAGCATGAGAA GTGGTTATGGTGCAACTGCACTAAATATGAAGCGAGATCCCCTGAAAATCAAAAGCATGGACACTGAATTTCCACTAACACTTGGTCGAGATGTCTCTGGTGTTATTATGGAATGTGGACTGAGTGTGTCTTATTTCAAACCTGGAGATGAG gtGTGGGCAGCAATTCCTCCATGGAAACAGGGCACTCTCTCAGAGTTTGTGGTAGCTAGTGGAAACGAG gtgtCTTTCAAGCCAAAGTGTCTCAGTCACACAGAAGCTGCCTCCTTACCATACGTAGGTCTCACAGCCTGGTCTGCAGTTAACCAAGTTGGAGGACTGAACAAAAGTAATTGTGGTGGGAAAAG ATTTGATTTCATCCTAGATAATGTTGGTGGATCCACTGAGAAGTGGGCTCTAGATCTCCTGAAGAAATGGTCAGGAGCAACATATGTTACCTTGGTGACACCTTTCCTGATCAATATGGACAAACTTGGAGTGGCTGATGGAATGCTACAAACAGGAGTCACTGTTGGTTCCAAAACTGTAAAG CATCTCTTTAAAGGAGTCCATTATCGGTGGGCATTTTTTATGCCAAGTGGCCCAAGTTTGGATGAAATAGCAGAACTAGTTGATTCTGGAAAG GGAGACTTACTGAAAGCCAAAGGAGAGTATCAAGCTCTGCATTTGTGCTCATATATACTGCATTTGGGCATGGTAGTAACTTCTGAAGGAAGACAGCCTTTATCTTCTAACTCAGCTAGTCAAAATGGCAAGCCCTCAAGAGGATTTTGA
- the RTN4IP1 gene encoding reticulon-4-interacting protein 1, mitochondrial isoform X4: protein MLSRGAASGRALRGAARAGVQSPPIRGLRASPRARSAMPSWVIDRYGHNDVLRFTRDMVFPTIHFPNEVIIKVHAASLNPIDLSMRSGYGATALNMKRDPLKIKSMDTEFPLTLGRDVSGVIMECGLSVSYFKPGDEVWAAIPPWKQGTLSEFVVASGNEVSFKPKCLSHTEAASLPYVGLTAWSAVNQVGGLNKSNCGGKRVLILGASGGVGTFAVQLLKAWGAHVTAVCSHDASTLMKKLGADDVIDYKSGNLEEQLKTLPLFDFILDNVGGSTEKWALDLLKKWSGATYVTLVTPFLINMDKLGVADGMLQTGVTVGSKTVKIQPVIDQVFSFSEVPKAFLKLEGGHARGKTVIDVISKK from the exons ATGCTGTCACGgggggcagcgagcgggcgggcgctgcgcggagcggcgcgggcgGGCGTGCAGTCGCCGCCGATCCGCGGCCTCCGCGCCTCTCCGCGGGCGCGGTCGGCCATGCCCTCCTGGGTCATAGACCGGTACGGCCACAACGACGTGCTGCGCTTCACCCGGGACATGGTGTTCCCCACCATCCACTTCCCCAACGAGGTCATCATTAAGGTTCACGCCGCCAGCCTGAACCCCATCGACCTTAGCATGAGAA GTGGTTATGGTGCAACTGCACTAAATATGAAGCGAGATCCCCTGAAAATCAAAAGCATGGACACTGAATTTCCACTAACACTTGGTCGAGATGTCTCTGGTGTTATTATGGAATGTGGACTGAGTGTGTCTTATTTCAAACCTGGAGATGAG gtGTGGGCAGCAATTCCTCCATGGAAACAGGGCACTCTCTCAGAGTTTGTGGTAGCTAGTGGAAACGAG gtgtCTTTCAAGCCAAAGTGTCTCAGTCACACAGAAGCTGCCTCCTTACCATACGTAGGTCTCACAGCCTGGTCTGCAGTTAACCAAGTTGGAGGACTGAACAAAAGTAATTGTGGTGGGAAAAG agTATTAATATTAGGAGCTTCAGGAGGAGTTGGTACTTTTGCTGTACAG CTACTGAAGGCCTGGGGTGCTCATGTAACAGCAGTTTGTTCTCATGATGCCAGCACGCTGATGAAAAAGCTTGGAGCAGATGATGTGATTGATTACAAATCTGGAAATCTGGAAGAGCAACTTAAAACATTACCCTT ATTTGATTTCATCCTAGATAATGTTGGTGGATCCACTGAGAAGTGGGCTCTAGATCTCCTGAAGAAATGGTCAGGAGCAACATATGTTACCTTGGTGACACCTTTCCTGATCAATATGGACAAACTTGGAGTGGCTGATGGAATGCTACAAACAGGAGTCACTGTTGGTTCCAAAACTGTAAAG ATTCAACCAGTTATTGATCaagtcttctctttttctgaagttCCAAAGGCCTTTCTGAAATTGGAAGGAGGACATGCACGTGGAAAAACAGTGATTGATGTAATTAGTAAAAAATAA
- the RTN4IP1 gene encoding reticulon-4-interacting protein 1, mitochondrial isoform X3 → MLSRGAASGRALRGAARAGVQSPPIRGLRASPRARSAMPSWVIDRYGHNDVLRFTRDMVFPTIHFPNEVIIKVHAASLNPIDLSMRSGYGATALNMKRDPLKIKSMDTEFPLTLGRDVSGVIMECGLSVSYFKPGDEVWAAIPPWKQGTLSEFVVASGNEVSFKPKCLSHTEAASLPYVGLTAWSAVNQVGGLNKSNCGGKRVLILGASGGVGTFAVQLLKAWGAHVTAVCSHDASTLMKKLGADDVIDYKSGNLEEQLKTLPLFDFILDNVGGSTEKWALDLLKKWSGATYVTLVTPFLINMDKLGVADGMLQTGVTVGSKTVKHLFKGVHYRWAFFMPSGPSLDEIAELVDSGKQDACPTRRGQLPPLEYSSRQSAW, encoded by the exons ATGCTGTCACGgggggcagcgagcgggcgggcgctgcgcggagcggcgcgggcgGGCGTGCAGTCGCCGCCGATCCGCGGCCTCCGCGCCTCTCCGCGGGCGCGGTCGGCCATGCCCTCCTGGGTCATAGACCGGTACGGCCACAACGACGTGCTGCGCTTCACCCGGGACATGGTGTTCCCCACCATCCACTTCCCCAACGAGGTCATCATTAAGGTTCACGCCGCCAGCCTGAACCCCATCGACCTTAGCATGAGAA GTGGTTATGGTGCAACTGCACTAAATATGAAGCGAGATCCCCTGAAAATCAAAAGCATGGACACTGAATTTCCACTAACACTTGGTCGAGATGTCTCTGGTGTTATTATGGAATGTGGACTGAGTGTGTCTTATTTCAAACCTGGAGATGAG gtGTGGGCAGCAATTCCTCCATGGAAACAGGGCACTCTCTCAGAGTTTGTGGTAGCTAGTGGAAACGAG gtgtCTTTCAAGCCAAAGTGTCTCAGTCACACAGAAGCTGCCTCCTTACCATACGTAGGTCTCACAGCCTGGTCTGCAGTTAACCAAGTTGGAGGACTGAACAAAAGTAATTGTGGTGGGAAAAG agTATTAATATTAGGAGCTTCAGGAGGAGTTGGTACTTTTGCTGTACAG CTACTGAAGGCCTGGGGTGCTCATGTAACAGCAGTTTGTTCTCATGATGCCAGCACGCTGATGAAAAAGCTTGGAGCAGATGATGTGATTGATTACAAATCTGGAAATCTGGAAGAGCAACTTAAAACATTACCCTT ATTTGATTTCATCCTAGATAATGTTGGTGGATCCACTGAGAAGTGGGCTCTAGATCTCCTGAAGAAATGGTCAGGAGCAACATATGTTACCTTGGTGACACCTTTCCTGATCAATATGGACAAACTTGGAGTGGCTGATGGAATGCTACAAACAGGAGTCACTGTTGGTTCCAAAACTGTAAAG CATCTCTTTAAAGGAGTCCATTATCGGTGGGCATTTTTTATGCCAAGTGGCCCAAGTTTGGATGAAATAGCAGAACTAGTTGATTCTGGAAAG CAAGATGCATGTCCTACCAGGAGAGGGCAGTTGCCACCTCTGGAGTATTCATCAAGACAGAGTGCATGGTAG
- the RTN4IP1 gene encoding reticulon-4-interacting protein 1, mitochondrial isoform X2 has product MLSRGAASGRALRGAARAGVQSPPIRGLRASPRARSAMPSWVIDRYGHNDVLRFTRDMVFPTIHFPNEVIIKVHAASLNPIDLSMRSGYGATALNMKRDPLKIKSMDTEFPLTLGRDVSGVIMECGLSVSYFKPGDEVWAAIPPWKQGTLSEFVVASGNEVSFKPKCLSHTEAASLPYVGLTAWSAVNQVGGLNKSNCGGKRVLILGASGGVGTFAVQLLKAWGAHVTAVCSHDASTLMKKLGADDVIDYKSGNLEEQLKTLPLFDFILDNVGGSTEKWALDLLKKWSGATYVTLVTPFLINMDKLGVADGMLQTGVTVGSKTVKHLFKGVHYRWAFFMPSGPSLDEIAELVDSGKIQPVIDQVFSFSEVPKAFLKLEGGHARGKTVIDVISKK; this is encoded by the exons ATGCTGTCACGgggggcagcgagcgggcgggcgctgcgcggagcggcgcgggcgGGCGTGCAGTCGCCGCCGATCCGCGGCCTCCGCGCCTCTCCGCGGGCGCGGTCGGCCATGCCCTCCTGGGTCATAGACCGGTACGGCCACAACGACGTGCTGCGCTTCACCCGGGACATGGTGTTCCCCACCATCCACTTCCCCAACGAGGTCATCATTAAGGTTCACGCCGCCAGCCTGAACCCCATCGACCTTAGCATGAGAA GTGGTTATGGTGCAACTGCACTAAATATGAAGCGAGATCCCCTGAAAATCAAAAGCATGGACACTGAATTTCCACTAACACTTGGTCGAGATGTCTCTGGTGTTATTATGGAATGTGGACTGAGTGTGTCTTATTTCAAACCTGGAGATGAG gtGTGGGCAGCAATTCCTCCATGGAAACAGGGCACTCTCTCAGAGTTTGTGGTAGCTAGTGGAAACGAG gtgtCTTTCAAGCCAAAGTGTCTCAGTCACACAGAAGCTGCCTCCTTACCATACGTAGGTCTCACAGCCTGGTCTGCAGTTAACCAAGTTGGAGGACTGAACAAAAGTAATTGTGGTGGGAAAAG agTATTAATATTAGGAGCTTCAGGAGGAGTTGGTACTTTTGCTGTACAG CTACTGAAGGCCTGGGGTGCTCATGTAACAGCAGTTTGTTCTCATGATGCCAGCACGCTGATGAAAAAGCTTGGAGCAGATGATGTGATTGATTACAAATCTGGAAATCTGGAAGAGCAACTTAAAACATTACCCTT ATTTGATTTCATCCTAGATAATGTTGGTGGATCCACTGAGAAGTGGGCTCTAGATCTCCTGAAGAAATGGTCAGGAGCAACATATGTTACCTTGGTGACACCTTTCCTGATCAATATGGACAAACTTGGAGTGGCTGATGGAATGCTACAAACAGGAGTCACTGTTGGTTCCAAAACTGTAAAG CATCTCTTTAAAGGAGTCCATTATCGGTGGGCATTTTTTATGCCAAGTGGCCCAAGTTTGGATGAAATAGCAGAACTAGTTGATTCTGGAAAG ATTCAACCAGTTATTGATCaagtcttctctttttctgaagttCCAAAGGCCTTTCTGAAATTGGAAGGAGGACATGCACGTGGAAAAACAGTGATTGATGTAATTAGTAAAAAATAA